One genomic region from Rhodoligotrophos appendicifer encodes:
- a CDS encoding FAD-dependent oxidoreductase, which produces MRDPAVLIVGAGPAGLAAAAGLKRRGIHDILLIDRDDEPGGLPRFCHHPGFGLGYSWLPRSGPGFAAKLLKDAEDVEILCGTTMISLAEGPIVTISGPLCGHRELHPRAVILATGIREANRGNRLVPGARPESGILTTGLLQQMAARKVPFPPKMRSLLVVGTEHVSFSAIWTARNAGLKVVAMVDDHAKVQSLAAAAWMARIAKIDLHLETRIASIEADANKVSGVVIDGASGRRKLSCDGIVFTAGWIPETAALVQGPVKLSVESRGIVVDSSMRTNVPGVFAAGNALGSVKSSGTCAKQGARTAASLALSLKQP; this is translated from the coding sequence ATGCGTGATCCCGCCGTATTGATTGTCGGTGCCGGGCCTGCCGGCCTTGCGGCGGCTGCCGGGCTGAAGCGCCGGGGCATCCACGACATTCTCCTCATCGACCGCGACGATGAACCGGGAGGATTGCCGCGCTTCTGCCATCACCCGGGATTTGGCCTTGGTTATTCCTGGCTGCCGCGCTCCGGCCCCGGCTTCGCCGCCAAGCTCTTGAAGGACGCGGAAGACGTCGAGATTCTCTGCGGCACGACGATGATCTCTTTGGCGGAGGGGCCGATCGTGACGATCTCGGGTCCACTCTGCGGTCATCGCGAACTGCATCCGCGCGCTGTCATCCTGGCGACCGGCATTCGCGAAGCCAATAGGGGCAACAGGCTCGTTCCCGGAGCGCGCCCGGAATCGGGGATCCTCACCACCGGCTTGCTTCAGCAGATGGCGGCCCGCAAAGTTCCCTTTCCGCCCAAGATGAGGTCTCTGTTGGTCGTCGGCACGGAACATGTTTCCTTTTCCGCGATCTGGACGGCCCGCAACGCCGGTCTGAAGGTTGTTGCGATGGTGGACGACCACGCCAAGGTCCAGTCCTTGGCAGCTGCGGCCTGGATGGCCCGAATTGCCAAGATTGATCTTCACCTCGAAACGCGGATCGCCTCAATTGAGGCTGACGCCAACAAGGTGTCCGGCGTGGTGATCGACGGCGCCTCCGGCAGAAGAAAGCTATCCTGCGACGGAATCGTCTTTACGGCGGGATGGATTCCGGAGACGGCGGCTCTCGTTCAAGGTCCGGTCAAGCTCAGTGTGGAAAGCAGAGGCATTGTCGTTGATTCGTCCATGCGCACGAATGTGCCGGGCGTCTTCGCTGCTGGCAACGCACTCGGTTCGGTGAAGTCGAGCGGCACCTGCGCAAAACAGGGCGCCCGCACCGCTGCTAGCTTGGCCCTGTCCCTGAAGCAGCCTTGA
- a CDS encoding VOC family protein produces the protein MVDPNPSIMSHVSVGTNDFKRAVRFYDDVLATIGAKRILEHDGAVAYGKLYPEFWVQRPLDGGTGSVGNGTHFGFFARSRAEVDAFYQAALDAGASGEGAPGPRPHYGDPYYGCFVRDLDGHKIEAAFWDEAMAAG, from the coding sequence ATGGTGGATCCGAACCCAAGCATCATGTCGCATGTCTCCGTAGGAACGAACGACTTCAAGCGTGCCGTGCGCTTTTACGATGATGTTCTGGCCACCATTGGGGCGAAGCGGATCCTGGAGCACGACGGGGCGGTGGCCTATGGCAAGCTCTACCCGGAATTCTGGGTGCAGCGACCCTTGGACGGCGGAACCGGCAGCGTTGGCAACGGCACGCATTTCGGTTTCTTCGCCAGATCTCGTGCGGAGGTCGATGCTTTCTATCAGGCGGCGCTGGACGCCGGTGCGTCGGGTGAGGGGGCTCCGGGGCCGCGGCCGCATTATGGAGATCCCTATTACGGCTGCTTCGTTCGCGACCTCGACGGTCACAAGATCGAGGCGGCCTTCTGGGATGAGGCCATGGCGGCCGGCTGA
- a CDS encoding PCC domain-containing protein: protein MELQAGCSLNQSVAEAFATAGLVSGYVHLRDAAVEPLRYVIPAVSPDGQHAAWYSETFAPQGVCIIEDAGLIVGLRDRESFLHCHGLWRLPDGSLRMGHLLPLESRLSRRAKAEVWGVSGAAFEVQDDPETNFRLFQPITSPEHPVGRGRAFIAVLKPNVDVCRSIETLCRNQNVTEARIMGIGSLVSAEFETSPFFDSFATEVLIRDGEVRKGHCSLDIALVGLDGSIAEGRLRPGCNPVCVTFELLIVTN, encoded by the coding sequence ATGGAGTTGCAAGCCGGATGCAGCCTCAATCAATCCGTAGCAGAGGCATTCGCCACGGCCGGCCTCGTCAGCGGATATGTCCATCTGCGCGATGCTGCCGTCGAGCCCCTGCGTTACGTCATTCCTGCGGTCTCACCCGACGGCCAGCATGCCGCCTGGTACAGCGAGACGTTTGCACCGCAAGGCGTATGCATCATCGAAGATGCCGGCCTCATCGTGGGACTCAGGGACCGGGAGTCGTTCCTGCATTGTCATGGGCTCTGGAGGTTGCCCGATGGCAGCCTGCGCATGGGTCACCTTCTGCCTTTGGAGTCGCGATTGTCGCGTCGGGCGAAGGCGGAGGTCTGGGGTGTGTCCGGAGCCGCCTTCGAGGTGCAGGACGACCCGGAGACGAACTTCCGTCTGTTTCAGCCCATCACATCGCCTGAACATCCTGTCGGGCGGGGCCGGGCGTTCATTGCCGTGCTCAAGCCCAATGTCGATGTTTGCCGGTCGATCGAGACTCTGTGCCGTAATCAGAACGTCACGGAAGCTCGGATCATGGGGATCGGAAGCCTGGTTTCGGCAGAATTCGAGACCTCTCCCTTCTTTGACTCCTTTGCAACGGAGGTGCTGATCCGCGACGGTGAAGTGAGGAAGGGGCATTGCAGCCTCGACATCGCGTTGGTCGGACTCGACGGCTCCATAGCCGAAGGTCGGCTTCGGCCCGGCTGCAATCCGGTTTGCGTGACTTTCGAACTGCTGATTGTAACGAACTGA
- a CDS encoding acyl-CoA synthetase produces MEREVWRRCVGHSRESGWDQPELKLASISSGRREVSDAMMPSSTRVMNLAHLLTQTARRHRDDIGFVWRDRAWTWHEMESRVEAMAVALTTEFGIVKGDRILIQSANCNQMFESLFACLRVGAVWVPANFRQSPEDVAYLAQASGARGMICGAAFPEHARKSLESAAELRFVLSIGESGFGEDYDDIVDRFMGRRFSSVPVNRDDPCWFFFTSGTTGRPKAAVLTHGQMAFVVTNQLSDLMPGTTAKDASIVVAPLSHGAGVHQLVQVARGVKTILLPTDKLDAAAFWALVERWRVTNAFTVPTILKLLIEDESVQQFDHSSLRHVIYAGAPMYRSDQKRALDILGPVLVQYYGLGEVTGIITVLPPDLHTSVDEAARIGTCGFERTGMQVEIQDDQGNSCAAGETGEICVIGPGVFAGYHNDPDANAKAFRNGWFRTGDLGHMDEEGFVYITGRISDMYISGGSNIYPREIEEKILTHPDVSEAAVLGVPDPLWGEIGVAVCVARAGVDASTIELEIWLDGKLSRYKMPKRFLWWDAIPKSAYGKMSKKLIREEILKRGDLEGVAR; encoded by the coding sequence ATGGAAAGGGAAGTATGGCGACGATGCGTGGGCCATTCTAGAGAAAGCGGTTGGGACCAGCCTGAGCTGAAGCTGGCCAGCATATCATCGGGGAGGCGAGAGGTGAGTGATGCCATGATGCCCAGTTCGACACGGGTCATGAACCTGGCTCATCTTCTCACCCAGACGGCACGTCGTCATCGCGATGATATCGGGTTTGTCTGGCGCGATCGGGCATGGACTTGGCATGAGATGGAGTCGCGCGTCGAGGCCATGGCGGTCGCGCTGACGACCGAATTCGGTATCGTCAAGGGCGACCGGATCCTGATCCAGTCAGCAAACTGCAATCAGATGTTCGAGTCCCTGTTCGCCTGCCTCCGCGTTGGTGCGGTGTGGGTGCCGGCAAATTTTCGACAATCGCCCGAAGACGTGGCCTATCTCGCGCAGGCCAGCGGCGCGCGGGGCATGATCTGTGGGGCCGCATTTCCAGAGCATGCAAGGAAGAGTCTCGAATCCGCTGCCGAGCTGCGTTTCGTTCTGTCGATCGGTGAGTCCGGCTTTGGGGAAGATTACGATGATATCGTCGACCGTTTCATGGGGCGGCGTTTTAGCAGCGTTCCGGTGAATCGTGACGATCCCTGCTGGTTCTTCTTCACCTCCGGCACGACAGGACGACCCAAGGCCGCGGTTCTGACCCATGGGCAGATGGCGTTTGTCGTCACCAATCAACTGTCCGATCTCATGCCCGGGACCACCGCAAAAGATGCCTCGATCGTTGTGGCCCCCCTGTCTCACGGCGCAGGCGTCCACCAGCTCGTCCAGGTGGCTCGGGGCGTCAAGACGATCCTTCTCCCCACCGACAAGCTCGACGCAGCCGCTTTCTGGGCGCTGGTCGAGAGGTGGCGCGTCACCAATGCGTTCACTGTGCCCACCATCCTCAAATTGCTCATCGAAGACGAGAGCGTTCAGCAATTCGATCATTCCTCGCTGCGTCACGTCATCTATGCCGGCGCTCCCATGTACAGGTCGGACCAGAAGCGGGCCCTCGACATTTTGGGACCCGTTCTCGTGCAGTATTACGGTCTTGGTGAAGTCACGGGAATCATCACCGTTTTGCCGCCGGACCTTCATACCTCTGTAGATGAAGCGGCTCGGATCGGAACCTGCGGCTTCGAGCGCACGGGGATGCAAGTCGAGATCCAGGATGACCAGGGGAATTCTTGCGCAGCTGGTGAGACGGGGGAAATCTGCGTCATCGGGCCTGGGGTTTTCGCAGGCTATCACAATGATCCGGATGCCAACGCCAAAGCCTTCCGCAACGGCTGGTTCCGCACGGGCGATCTCGGCCACATGGATGAGGAAGGCTTCGTCTACATCACGGGTCGAATTTCCGACATGTACATCTCGGGCGGCTCGAATATCTATCCGCGCGAGATCGAGGAGAAGATCCTGACGCATCCGGATGTAAGCGAGGCGGCGGTCCTCGGGGTGCCTGATCCTCTCTGGGGCGAGATCGGAGTGGCCGTCTGCGTCGCCAGGGCAGGTGTCGACGCCAGCACCATCGAGTTGGAGATATGGCTCGATGGCAAGCTGTCCCGATACAAGATGCCGAAGCGGTTTCTCTGGTGGGATGCGATTCCGAAGTCGGCCTATGGCAAGATGTCAAAGAAGCTGATCCGGGAGGAAATCTTGAAGCGGGGCGACCTCGAGGGCGTCGCTCGTTGA
- a CDS encoding TRAP transporter substrate-binding protein, producing the protein MTITRRTMLAGTASVALVGTLRHAGAQTAEFNYKYANNLPITHPMNVRAQEAVDKIREETNGRVAIQIFPSNQLGADTDMLSQVRSGGVEFFTLSPLILSTLVPKASISGIGFAFPSYATVWPAMDGELGKYVRGEIEKSNLVVMDKIWDNGFRQITSSIGPINTAADLKNFKIRVPVSPLWTSMFKAFQSAPASINFAEVYSALQTKIVDGQENPLAIISTAKLYEVQQYCSITNHMWDGFWFLANKRAWERMPEDVREIVARNINEAGVKERADVEKLNATLKEQLTAKGMKINETDPDSFRQKLKDAGFYAEWKGKYGDDAWAILEKAVGTSLS; encoded by the coding sequence ATGACCATTACACGTCGTACAATGCTGGCGGGCACGGCATCGGTGGCCCTCGTCGGCACCCTTCGCCACGCGGGTGCCCAGACCGCCGAGTTCAACTACAAATATGCCAATAACCTGCCCATCACCCATCCAATGAACGTTCGGGCGCAGGAGGCCGTCGACAAAATCCGTGAGGAGACGAACGGACGCGTGGCGATACAGATCTTCCCCAGCAATCAGTTGGGTGCAGATACAGATATGCTGAGCCAGGTGCGTTCAGGTGGCGTGGAGTTCTTCACGCTGTCTCCCCTCATTCTGTCGACACTGGTCCCGAAGGCCTCGATCAGCGGGATCGGCTTTGCGTTTCCCAGCTACGCGACGGTCTGGCCGGCGATGGATGGAGAGCTCGGGAAGTACGTCCGCGGCGAGATCGAGAAGTCGAACCTCGTCGTCATGGATAAAATCTGGGACAACGGCTTCCGGCAGATCACCAGCTCCATCGGCCCGATCAATACGGCCGCCGATCTCAAAAACTTCAAGATCCGGGTGCCCGTCAGCCCCTTATGGACTTCCATGTTCAAGGCCTTCCAGTCCGCCCCAGCCAGCATCAACTTTGCAGAAGTCTATTCAGCGTTGCAGACGAAGATCGTCGATGGCCAAGAGAACCCGCTCGCCATCATCTCAACGGCGAAGCTCTACGAGGTGCAGCAATACTGCTCCATCACCAACCACATGTGGGATGGCTTCTGGTTCTTGGCGAACAAGCGTGCCTGGGAGAGGATGCCGGAAGATGTCCGCGAGATCGTTGCCCGCAACATCAACGAAGCAGGGGTGAAGGAACGTGCGGATGTTGAAAAGCTGAATGCCACGCTGAAGGAGCAATTGACGGCGAAGGGGATGAAGATCAACGAGACGGACCCCGACTCCTTCCGCCAGAAGCTCAAGGATGCCGGCTTCTACGCCGAATGGAAAGGGAAGTATGGCGACGATGCGTGGGCCATTCTAGAGAAAGCGGTTGGGACCAGCCTGAGCTGA
- a CDS encoding TRAP transporter large permease subunit has product MASAGNETVVVISPAETLHGRPGSRFMWPIEVLASLLLVLVIGLLLLGVFSRYVLSLPIVWIDEASSISFLWLAMLGSAIAIDRNEHLRLTIFVNLIPERARGFVSTLALQIIAAVILALILPAIEYVQEEWFVTSAALNIPMSYRAAAIVFGLTLMFVIAIIHAVRESTLLNFVGGLAVIAAFAGLGWLLSPVLLTLGYYNILIFLVGLVGVCLLLGVPIAFCFGMGTLAFIVLTTYVPVIVLVGRMDEGMSSLILLSVPIFVLLGCILDATGMGKAIVDFLASLLGHVKAGMSYVLLGSLFLVSGISGSKVSDMATVAPALFPEMKRRGHEPKEMIALLATGAAMADTVPPSIVLIVLGSVAGVSIAALFTSGFIIAMVLLLVLAILARWKASGERMEGVKRAPLSVVRNTLLIAVPALVLPFLIRGAVGGGVATATEVSTIAVVYALIIGIVLYGGITWKKFYSMLVDTAALSGAILLILGTASAMAWALTQTGFAHQLATSMVGLPGGWFTFMLVSIAVFMLLGCVLEGLPAIVLMAPIMFPIAANLGINDVHYSMVVVTAMNIGLMAPPIGIGFYIACKIGNVSPDVAMGAIWPYLGALLVGLLLIAAIPALSTAYL; this is encoded by the coding sequence ATGGCGTCTGCCGGCAACGAGACTGTGGTCGTCATCTCGCCGGCCGAGACCCTCCATGGCCGCCCCGGATCACGGTTCATGTGGCCGATCGAAGTTCTGGCTTCCCTGCTGCTGGTCCTCGTCATCGGTCTCCTGCTTCTCGGGGTCTTCTCGCGCTACGTGCTTTCGCTCCCCATCGTATGGATCGACGAAGCGTCGTCGATATCCTTTCTTTGGCTCGCCATGCTCGGCTCCGCCATCGCCATCGATCGAAATGAGCACCTGAGGCTCACGATTTTCGTCAATCTCATCCCTGAGAGGGCGCGGGGATTCGTCAGCACCCTTGCTTTGCAGATCATCGCGGCCGTCATTCTGGCGCTCATCCTGCCCGCCATCGAATATGTACAGGAGGAATGGTTCGTCACCTCTGCTGCACTGAACATTCCGATGAGCTATCGCGCCGCTGCCATCGTCTTCGGTCTCACATTGATGTTTGTCATCGCCATCATCCATGCGGTGCGCGAGTCGACATTGCTCAATTTCGTTGGGGGGCTCGCAGTCATCGCGGCGTTTGCGGGCCTCGGCTGGTTGCTGTCGCCGGTGCTGCTGACGCTCGGCTATTACAATATCCTGATCTTTCTCGTGGGTCTCGTCGGGGTATGCCTTCTGCTCGGCGTTCCCATCGCCTTTTGCTTCGGCATGGGGACCCTGGCCTTCATCGTGCTGACGACGTATGTCCCGGTGATCGTCCTTGTTGGCCGCATGGATGAAGGCATGTCCAGCCTCATTCTCCTGTCCGTGCCGATCTTCGTCTTGCTGGGTTGCATCCTGGATGCCACCGGCATGGGAAAGGCGATCGTCGATTTCCTCGCATCGCTGCTCGGGCACGTCAAAGCAGGGATGTCCTATGTCCTGCTTGGGTCACTCTTCCTCGTCTCCGGCATATCGGGCTCCAAGGTTTCGGACATGGCGACCGTCGCTCCCGCCTTGTTCCCGGAGATGAAGCGTCGGGGGCACGAGCCGAAGGAAATGATCGCCTTGCTCGCCACCGGGGCGGCAATGGCAGACACGGTCCCACCCTCCATCGTCCTGATCGTGTTGGGTTCCGTGGCCGGCGTCTCCATTGCGGCGCTGTTCACCAGCGGGTTCATCATCGCGATGGTGCTGCTGCTTGTCCTCGCGATCCTCGCGCGATGGAAGGCATCGGGTGAGCGGATGGAAGGGGTCAAGCGTGCACCGCTGTCCGTCGTTCGCAATACGCTCCTCATCGCCGTTCCAGCCTTGGTGCTGCCCTTCCTCATCCGCGGAGCCGTTGGCGGCGGGGTCGCGACTGCCACCGAGGTCTCGACCATCGCGGTCGTCTATGCCTTGATCATCGGCATCGTTCTGTATGGCGGTATCACCTGGAAGAAATTCTATTCGATGCTTGTGGATACCGCCGCCCTATCAGGAGCCATCCTGCTCATCCTGGGAACGGCGTCGGCAATGGCATGGGCGCTGACCCAGACGGGCTTTGCCCATCAGCTTGCCACCTCCATGGTCGGGCTGCCCGGCGGCTGGTTCACATTCATGCTGGTGTCGATCGCCGTTTTCATGTTGCTCGGCTGCGTCCTGGAGGGGCTGCCGGCGATCGTGCTCATGGCACCCATCATGTTCCCAATTGCGGCCAATCTCGGAATCAACGACGTCCATTATTCCATGGTCGTGGTCACGGCGATGAATATCGGACTCATGGCGCCGCCCATCGGGATCGGCTTCTACATCGCCTGCAAGATCGGCAACGTTTCACCGGATGTGGCCATGGGCGCGATCTGGCCCTATCTCGGAGCGCTGCTGGTCGGGCTCTTGCTCATCGCCGCCATTCCTGCACTCTCCACGGCCTATCTCTGA
- a CDS encoding PLP-dependent cysteine synthase family protein, producing the protein MNIHPLLPCETRPTDEARAWRNEAMRQIEADFNRSADTHLVRVELPRAPGITLYLKDESSHPTGSLKHRLARSLFLYALCNGWIGPHTTIIEASSGSTAVSEAYFAKLLGLRFIAVMPRTTSAEKIAAIAFQGGKSHLVDDPKTIYAEAARLAHETGGLFIDQFTFAERATDWRGNNNIAESIFLQMEREPQPIPEWIVCGAGTGGTSATLGRYIRYRQYATQLCVADPLGSVFHRHYGDRSVREVEACGSVIEGIGRPRVEPSFIPTVVDRMIAVTDAASIAGKRIISEILGRRCGGSTGTNIWACAVLISEMLASGQSGSIVTLLCDSGERYGTTLYDDVWLDDRKIDIVGPLAQLREFFERGVPVLEQSV; encoded by the coding sequence ATGAACATCCATCCTTTGCTGCCCTGCGAGACCAGACCTACGGACGAGGCGCGCGCGTGGCGCAATGAGGCGATGCGCCAGATCGAAGCCGACTTCAACCGTTCCGCCGATACCCATCTGGTCAGAGTCGAACTGCCGAGAGCTCCTGGAATCACGCTCTACCTCAAGGATGAGTCCAGTCATCCCACCGGCAGCCTCAAACACCGCCTCGCGCGGTCTTTGTTTCTCTACGCTCTTTGCAATGGCTGGATTGGACCTCACACCACGATTATCGAAGCCTCGAGCGGATCGACGGCTGTGTCGGAAGCCTATTTTGCCAAGCTCTTGGGTCTGCGCTTCATCGCCGTCATGCCCAGAACCACGTCGGCGGAGAAGATTGCCGCCATCGCGTTTCAGGGGGGCAAGAGCCACCTGGTCGATGACCCCAAGACCATTTACGCAGAGGCGGCCCGGCTCGCCCACGAAACCGGCGGACTTTTTATTGATCAGTTCACCTTTGCCGAACGGGCGACCGACTGGCGTGGCAACAACAACATTGCAGAATCGATCTTTCTCCAGATGGAACGCGAACCGCAGCCCATACCGGAGTGGATCGTCTGCGGCGCCGGGACGGGCGGGACCTCCGCGACCCTGGGGCGCTACATCCGATATCGCCAATATGCCACCCAGCTTTGCGTGGCCGACCCCCTGGGCTCCGTCTTTCACCGCCACTATGGCGATCGCAGCGTCCGCGAGGTGGAAGCCTGCGGGTCGGTGATTGAGGGCATAGGGCGGCCGCGCGTGGAACCGTCCTTCATCCCCACCGTCGTCGACAGGATGATTGCCGTGACGGATGCCGCGAGCATCGCGGGCAAGCGCATCATCAGCGAAATACTCGGCCGTCGTTGTGGCGGCTCGACCGGCACCAACATCTGGGCCTGCGCCGTCCTCATCTCCGAGATGCTGGCAAGCGGACAAAGCGGATCGATCGTTACTCTGCTCTGTGATTCCGGCGAACGCTACGGCACGACCCTCTATGACGACGTCTGGCTTGACGACCGCAAGATCGACATTGTCGGACCGCTCGCGCAGCTCAGAGAATTCTTCGAGAGAGGCGTCCCGGTCCTCGAGCAATCGGTTTGA
- a CDS encoding VOC family protein — translation MSPVLYLSVGSNDLARSVAFYDAVLGAIGHGRKGEPSGGWATWGPSYEDGVSFNVCRPFDGQPATAGNGTMISFGAKSAEEVKSFHAAALQNGGSCEGEPGLREAYGPNFYVAYVRDPDGNKLACAFPRYGK, via the coding sequence ATGTCACCAGTTCTCTATCTCAGCGTAGGCAGCAATGATCTCGCACGGTCCGTGGCGTTCTACGACGCGGTTCTCGGTGCGATTGGACACGGACGCAAAGGCGAGCCTTCGGGCGGCTGGGCGACATGGGGTCCGAGCTATGAGGACGGTGTGAGTTTCAACGTCTGCAGACCGTTTGATGGTCAACCGGCGACCGCTGGCAATGGGACGATGATCTCCTTCGGGGCCAAGAGCGCTGAGGAGGTGAAGTCCTTTCATGCGGCGGCATTGCAGAACGGCGGCAGCTGCGAGGGTGAGCCGGGCCTACGCGAGGCTTACGGACCGAACTTCTACGTCGCCTATGTCCGCGATCCGGATGGCAATAAGCTGGCCTGTGCTTTCCCCAGATATGGGAAGTGA
- a CDS encoding SMP-30/gluconolactonase/LRE family protein, whose protein sequence is MRIEVLVDVKTTLGEGPLWDVEQQRLYWIDSFDGRVFRSTVEGSEVRAWDVPAKIGSMALRKDGQGAVLSLATGFHLLDFRSGDVDLIVDPEPGKEKNRINDGKVDKRGRFVAGSMDTMEEGPNGALYRLDPDFSVHTLDTDIICSNGPCWSPDGSIFYFADSWSGEIWSYDYDLATGAVSNRRTFAKLDTSTGGAADGSTVDAEGCLWNAQVYDGKIVRYRPDGTVERIIEMPVKKVTSCMFGGPNLDILFITSMAKPPLPRFPGDGVLRGSLFAIYDLGIKGVPEPRFGA, encoded by the coding sequence ATGCGTATCGAAGTTCTCGTCGACGTCAAGACGACCCTGGGCGAGGGGCCGCTTTGGGACGTTGAACAGCAGCGTCTTTATTGGATCGACAGTTTCGATGGCCGTGTCTTTCGCTCCACCGTAGAGGGAAGCGAGGTTCGTGCCTGGGACGTTCCGGCCAAGATCGGCTCAATGGCTTTGCGCAAGGATGGCCAGGGTGCGGTACTATCGCTCGCGACCGGATTTCATCTGCTCGATTTCAGGAGCGGTGACGTGGACCTGATCGTCGATCCGGAGCCCGGGAAAGAGAAGAATCGCATCAATGACGGAAAGGTCGACAAACGGGGGCGCTTCGTCGCGGGATCCATGGACACGATGGAGGAAGGCCCCAATGGGGCCCTCTACAGGCTGGACCCGGATTTCTCGGTCCACACCTTGGATACGGACATCATCTGCTCAAATGGCCCATGCTGGAGCCCGGATGGATCGATCTTCTACTTCGCAGATTCCTGGTCGGGCGAGATCTGGTCCTATGACTATGACCTCGCGACCGGAGCGGTATCCAATCGTCGGACCTTCGCCAAACTCGACACGTCGACAGGCGGTGCGGCGGACGGTTCTACCGTCGATGCCGAAGGTTGCTTGTGGAACGCGCAGGTGTATGACGGGAAGATCGTCCGCTACCGGCCGGATGGGACCGTCGAGCGGATCATCGAGATGCCAGTTAAAAAGGTGACGAGCTGCATGTTCGGCGGTCCGAACCTCGACATCCTTTTCATCACCTCCATGGCAAAGCCGCCACTGCCGCGATTCCCGGGAGACGGCGTGCTGCGGGGGAGTCTTTTCGCGATCTATGATCTCGGAATCAAAGGTGTGCCGGAGCCTCGATTCGGAGCCTAG
- a CDS encoding SMP-30/gluconolactonase/LRE family protein, which produces MLRIEQIGDQRDSLGEGPLWDVEEQRLYWIDSYAPAIYSMDASGGDRRKWPVPEPIGSMALRRQGGAVLALRSGFNFLDFDSGEVTRINETQPGELRPRLNDGKVDARGRFIAGSMDFEERDPVGKLFSLDTDLSLHLLDTGIICSNGPCWSPDGRTLYFADTGTRAIYAYDYDMETGTVRSRRQFTNFDKLRGLPDGATVDEEGYVWSVEVYSGRLIRFDPHGVVDRIVGLPVQSTTSVIFGGADLDIAYVTSMARPMSNEYHREREAGCLFAVHGLGVRGLPEPRFGG; this is translated from the coding sequence ATGCTGCGGATCGAGCAGATCGGCGATCAGCGAGACAGTCTCGGCGAGGGGCCCTTATGGGATGTTGAGGAGCAGCGTCTCTACTGGATCGACAGCTATGCCCCGGCGATCTACAGCATGGATGCGAGTGGCGGGGACCGGCGCAAATGGCCGGTTCCCGAACCCATCGGTTCCATGGCGCTGAGGCGACAGGGTGGAGCAGTTCTCGCCTTGCGCAGCGGATTCAACTTTCTGGACTTCGACAGCGGCGAGGTCACGCGCATCAATGAAACACAGCCCGGTGAGTTACGGCCGCGCCTGAATGACGGCAAAGTCGATGCGCGAGGCCGCTTCATCGCTGGATCCATGGATTTCGAGGAGAGGGATCCCGTCGGAAAACTTTTCAGTCTGGACACCGACCTGTCGCTGCATCTTCTCGACACCGGGATCATCTGCTCCAACGGTCCTTGCTGGAGTCCGGATGGGCGGACGCTTTATTTCGCTGATACAGGTACACGCGCGATCTACGCGTACGACTATGACATGGAGACCGGCACTGTCCGCTCCCGCCGCCAATTCACGAATTTCGATAAGCTTCGCGGCCTCCCCGATGGGGCAACGGTCGACGAGGAGGGGTACGTGTGGAGCGTGGAAGTCTATTCCGGCCGTCTCATTCGCTTCGATCCGCATGGGGTTGTGGACCGGATCGTAGGTTTGCCCGTTCAATCGACGACCAGCGTCATCTTCGGAGGTGCCGATCTGGACATCGCTTACGTCACCTCTATGGCGCGGCCCATGAGCAATGAATATCACCGGGAACGCGAGGCAGGCTGTTTGTTTGCGGTTCATGGTCTTGGGGTGCGTGGGCTCCCGGAACCTCGCTTCGGCGGCTGA